A stretch of DNA from Macrotis lagotis isolate mMagLag1 chromosome X, bilby.v1.9.chrom.fasta, whole genome shotgun sequence:
CTCATGGAATCACTTACTTCTTTCAAGATCCTGCTCTACACCTTCTAAACAAAGCTTTTTTCTGAATCTCCAACTTCTAGAGCCCCACCTCCTAAAATATATTAAACTTAATatctatttgtttatattttacaaatttatagatattttatattataaacataCATATTCATAACGAATAATTTGTCACCCCCAAAAACAATGTAAATTCCGTAAAAACAAGAATTGTTTCATCTCTTGTTTTTCTGGTTCACAGTGGCTAGCACATGGTAGctgtttaaaaatgcttgttaattgattgattgaaatttaatgaattgggggcagctagatggtacagtggatagagcaccagcccttttgtcaggaggacctgggttcaaatttgaccttagacacttaattacctagctgtgtgaccttgggcaaatcacttaaccccattgccttaccaaaaaaaaataaaaagaaacttaatGAATTGATTAATTGAAACTTCATTAAAGTTGTTATTTCATCCATGAGGACAGTTTTCAACTGAatgttttaaatactttttttcaccTCCTTTCCACATGTACTTCCCAAGAGACCTATGGAAGGAGGAAATTATTCTAAAATCTCAGAGTTCATCCTCCTGGGTCTTTCAGACCAGCCAGAACAAGAGAGGCTCCTGTTCCTGGTATTCTTGTTTATGTACATGATCACAGGACTGGGGAACCTGCTCATCATACTGGCCATCAGAACTGACTCCCACCTTCACACTCCCATGTACTTCTTTCTTAGCAACTTATCCCTGGTTGATATCTGCTTCACATCCACCACTGTACCCAAAATGCTGGCAAATCATGTATCTGGGAATAAGATGATTCCATATTCGGGGTGCCTGACTCAAGTGTTCTTCTTCATCTGGTTTGCTGGGATAGACAGCTTCCTCCTCACTGCCATGGCTTATGACCGCTATGTGGCTATCTGTGCCCCACTACACTACAGCACAGTCATGACTCCAAGGGTCTGTGCCCTTCTACTAGTGGTGTCCTGGTTCTCAGCCTTCATTAATGCTCTAACCCACACTGTCTTGCTGACCCGACTTTCTTTCTGTGGTCACAATGAAATCCCTCATTTCTTCTGTGATCTCAGTCCTCTGCTGAAGTTGGCCTGCTCAGACACCTTCATCAATGACCTGATGGTCTACACAGTGGGAGCATTGCCAATTATCACCCCATTCATTGGCATCCTGATCTCCTACACTCGCATTTTCATGGCTGTGTTGAGGATCCCATCTGTGGGTGGGAAGCAGAAAGCTTTCTCTACTTGCGGTTCCCATCTTGCTG
This window harbors:
- the LOC141497495 gene encoding olfactory receptor 1f45-like, with protein sequence MEGGNYSKISEFILLGLSDQPEQERLLFLVFLFMYMITGLGNLLIILAIRTDSHLHTPMYFFLSNLSLVDICFTSTTVPKMLANHVSGNKMIPYSGCLTQVFFFIWFAGIDSFLLTAMAYDRYVAICAPLHYSTVMTPRVCALLLVVSWFSAFINALTHTVLLTRLSFCGHNEIPHFFCDLSPLLKLACSDTFINDLMVYTVGALPIITPFIGILISYTRIFMAVLRIPSVGGKQKAFSTCGSHLAVVSLFYGTLIGVYFSPTSPHTAQEDTAAAVMYTVVTPMLNPFIYSLRNKDMKGALRMLLTRKPGLAL